The Vicinamibacterales bacterium DNA window TGGCCCCGTGCCCGCCTGCCAGAACGTCGTCGCGACGCTGGCCGGCCGGAACCGCGACGCGCCCCCACTGCTGCTGCTGGCGCACCTCGATGTCGTGAACGCCCGCCGCGAGGACTGGACGCACGATCCGTTCGTGCTGCGTGAGGAGGGCGGCTTCTTCTTCGGCCGTGGCACCCTCGACAACAAGGCCGGCGCGTCGGTGCTCGTGGCCAACATGGTCAATTGGAAGCGGGACGGCTTCGTGCCCGCGCGCGACCTCGTGATGGTCCTCACCTGCGATGAAGAGACGACGGCCGAGCAGGGGATGCAGTGGGTGCTGGCGCACCACCCGCGGCTGCGCACGGCGGAATACGCGCTGAACACCGACGCCGGCGGCGTCACCCGCACCGACGCGGGACGCTACGTGGTGAGCACCCAGGCGGCCGAGAAGGTCTACGCGACCTTCACGCTGACGGCCACCAACCCCGGCGGCCACTCGTCGGCGCCCCGCCCGGACAACGCCATCTACGCCCTCGCGGGCGCCCTGCAGCGCCTGGCCGCGTACCGATTCCCCGTGGGGTACAACGACGTCACGCGCGAGAGCTTCGCACGGCGCGCGCCGCTCGAGTCCGGCGCCCTGGCCGCCGACCTGGCGGCCGCAGGCCGCGGCGAGACGTCGGGCGATGCGCTGGACCGGCTGGCGCGCCTGCCCCACGAGAACGCCCAGCTGCGCACGACGTGCGTCGCCAC harbors:
- a CDS encoding M20/M25/M40 family metallo-hydrolase; its protein translation is MTSRVGTTSVWVAAVAVCVASDAAAQSRPSPDDAAHRAIYRELIEIDSSPAGGGEARAAATVGARLLRAGFAPETVDVNGPVPACQNVVATLAGRNRDAPPLLLLAHLDVVNARREDWTHDPFVLREEGGFFFGRGTLDNKAGASVLVANMVNWKRDGFVPARDLVMVLTCDEETTAEQGMQWVLAHHPRLRTAEYALNTDAGGVTRTDAGRYVVSTQAAEKVYATFTLTATNPGGHSSAPRPDNAIYALAGALQRLAAYRFPVGYNDVTRESFARRAPLESGALAADLAAAGRGETSGDALDRLARLPHENAQLRTTCVATMLAGGHAENALPQSATATVNCRILPGESIAAITAQITAVVDDSTIAVALTYEPVASPPSPLRADVMRAIERLSGEFWPGSAVVPGMSNGATDGLYLRNAGVPVYGVAALFLQDEDDFAHGLNERLPVASLYQAREFWDRLVRSLAAQ